From a region of the Podospora pseudopauciseta strain CBS 411.78 chromosome 7 map unlocalized CBS411.78m_7, whole genome shotgun sequence genome:
- the DCP2 gene encoding mRNA-decapping enzyme subunit 2 (COG:A; EggNog:ENOG503NYHF), translating to MAENKMQLEDWLDDLCVRFIINLPKEDLSSVARICFQVEEAQWFYEDFIRPLDPTLPSMSLRSFCLRIFQHCPLLASFSAENHMRAFEEFLQYKTRVPVRGAILLNEAMDSTVLVKGWKKGANWSFPRGKINKDEDDLDCAIREVYEETGFDIREAGLVPRDDEVKYIQMSMRDQQIRLYVFRNVPMDTNFHPKTRKEISKIQWYKLSELPAFRNRKGNQQDDAAAASNANKFYMVAPFLVQLKKWVQQQKQKDAARGSHVPVHIPIEEPLTEDDLGTQTEPVAGPTESIETIEGATAELQRLLQVQPPPSGTHVNPHPAPAATANKGNALLALLQKNTETEAAHLPQGYHEQPQHYQQLPQQHHQQPPQPQHQYYQQQQYGNQVPHTPLELTYTTAPEPHTPHHHHPTNRLPVPPNQPPPNFPIQPHGNQNVSQEYFTQQRVPHQMPTQAYGDNSYMAGPRPVQKEPVLLHPQPLPPQVQQSLLTRSILQTPNIPETAHHNGLQAPQGSHHSIPVQGQDGAGYQNQGAPRKAAPQLTHHHMSLLNAFKSNTSRTQETTPVATPQSDVAPAGQQHAGYHPSGQGWPSAPSHTQAPNSAAQYLSHHAVNVPQGYGERYGPQPQHAVAPQVSQHAAANPVVAPRPPQSTESHRSALLDMFKKPGRGSPLSNEITRSSIKSDGERPGYGSNNSQPYGGPSNAEAIARAAEANGAPVQMNPELNLPYRAVQILTRPKQPESAQSNDSMDSQIHRLQRRLSPQRKDARNSGSGLPSPRDRSLFHQLDQETKSPQLPPAQAGSLPYGQPQPQRQSPYASPTFPPQQPVGPPQQLLQHQQYQHHQRQPSGNADQKQKLLSLFGKAQPSPTGLSANGKMKESMVYDQVRSTTPRSRVASLASQGNAGGMAPSVTGVENVHATGNSSRVPSATNSRRGSQTPISPADRNFLLLYLESVSNQARSQT from the exons ATGGCCGAAAACAAGATGCAACTCGAAGATT GGTTGGACGACCTTTGTGTCCGATTCATCATAAACCTGCCCAAGGAGGATCTGTCATCCGTGGCCCGAATTTGCTTCCAGGTCGAAGAGGCACAATGGTTCTACGAAGATTTTATACGTCCGCTGGACCCTACACTCCCGTCGATGTCGCTCCGAAGTTTCTGTCTTCGAATCTTCCAGCACTGTCCCCTGCtggcctccttctcggcTGAAAACCACATGCGAGCGTTCGAGGAGTTTCTCCAGTACAAGACCAGAGTTCCCGTCAGAGGAGCTATCCTGCTGAATGAGGCCATGGACTCGACTGTGTTGGTCAAGGGCTGGAAGAAGGGCGCCAACTGGAGTTTCCCCAGAGGCAAAATCAAcaaggacgaggatgacttGGACTGCGCCATTCGAGAGGTCTACGAGGAAACAGGTTTCGACATCAGGGAAGCTGGGCTGGTGCCTAGGGATGATGAAGTGAAGTACATCCAGATGTCGATGCGGGATCAGCAAATTCGACTCTATGTTTTCCGGAATGTGCCCATGGACACCAACTTCCATCCAAAGACCAGGAAAGAGATCAGTAAAATTCAGTGGTACAAGCTCTCTGAGCTTCCCGCGTTTCGGAACCGCAAGGGGAATCAACAGGATGATGCCGCTGCGGCTTCGAATGCGAACAAGTTCTACATGGTGGCTCCTTTTCTTGTCCAACTCAAGAAATGGGTCCAACAGCAAAAGCAGAAGGACGCAGCCCGCGGATCGCATGTACCTGTCCATATTCCTATCGAAGAACCTCTCACAGAGGATGACCTCGGTACCCAGACAGAGCCTGTTGCTGGGCCCACGGAGAGCATCGAAACCATTGAAGGGGCGACGGCTGAACTTCAGCGTCTTCTCCAGGTGCAGCCTCCCCCTAGTGGGACACATGTGAATCCGCACCCTGCTCCGGCGGCGACAGCCAACAAAGGGAACGCTCTGTTGGCCCTTCTTCAAAAGAATACTGAGACCGAGGCggctcatcttcctcaaggGTATCACGAGCAGCCCCAGCATTATCAACAGCTGCcccagcaacatcaccaacagcctCCGCAGCCTCAACATCAGTattaccagcagcagcagtacgGTAACCAAGTCCCGCACACGCCGTTGGAGCTCACTTACACGACTGCTCCGGAGCCGCACACTccgcaccatcatcatccaaccaACCGGTTACCTGTACCACCTAATCAGCCGCCGCCCAACTTCCCTATCCAACCTCACGGGAATCAAAATGTCTCTCAAGAATACTTTACACAACAGCGGGTCCCCCACCAGATGCCTACCCAGGCCTACGGGGATAACTCGTACATGGCTGGCCCGCGTCCAGTGCAGAAGGAACCCGTTCTTCTCCACCCGCAGCCGTTGCCCCCCCAGGTTCAGCAATCACTTCTCACCAGAAGCATTCTTCAGACTCCCAACATTCCAGAGACTGCCCACCATAATGGTTTGCAAGCGCCGCAGGGAAGCCACCATTCGATCCCGGTCCAGGGGCAAGATGGAGCTGGTTATCAGAATCAAGGAGCACCTCGAAAGGCTGCTCCTCAGCTGACACATCATCACATGTCTCTTCTGAATGCTTTCAAGAGCAATACCTCCCGTACACAAGAAACAACGCCGGTGGCTACCCCTCAAAGCGATGTCGCTCCCGCGGGACAACAGCACGCTGGCTATCATCCGTCTGGACAGGGCTGGCCCAGTGCTCCATCCCATACACAAGCTCCCAACTCAGCTGCGCAGTATTTGTCGCACCACGCGGTGAATGTTCCTCAGGGTTATGGTGAGCGGTATGGGCCTCAGCCGCAGCATGCAGTGGCTCCACAAGTGTCACAACACGCCGCCGCAAACCCAGTTGTGGCCCCAAGACCGCCGCAATCAACGGAGTCGCACCGCTCGGCGTTGTTGGACATGTTCAAAAAGCCAGGCCGTGGAAGTCCCCTAAGCAACGAAATCACAAGATCGTCCATCAAGTCGGACGGTGAACGGCCAGGATATGGGTCCAATAATAGCCAACCATATGGCGGACCATCCAATGCGGAGGCCATCGCCCGAGCTGCTGAAGCCAATGGTGCTCCCGTCCAGATGAATCCAGAGCTCAACCTTCCATACAGGGCCGTTCAGATCCTCACTCGGCCCAAGCAGCCCGAGTCGGCCCAAAGCAATGACTCGATGGACTCGCAAATCCATCGTCTTCAGAGACGCTTGAGCCCCCAGAGGAAGGATGCCAGGAATTCAGGCTCTGGTCTTCCGTCTCCGCGGGACCGCTCTTTGTTCCATCAGCTTGACCAGGAGACGAAGTCCCCCCAGCTCCCGCCAGCCCAGGCGGGCAGCCTTCCATACGGTCAGCCTCAGCCTCAGCGCCAGTCGCCGTACGCAAGTCCTACTTTCCCACCTCAGCAACCTGTTGGTCCGCCCCAGCAACTGCTGCAGCATCAGCAGTatcagcatcatcagcgTCAACCTAGTGGCAACGCGGACCAGAAGCAGAAGTTGCTGTCGCTTTTCGGAAAGGCACAGCCCTCGCCCACTGGGCTTTCGGCCAACGGCAAGATGAAGGAGTCCATGGTGTATGATCAAGTCCGGTCTACTACTCCCAGATCGAGAGTTGCGTCTCTTGCGTCACAGGGCAACGCCGGCGGCATGGCCCCGTCAGTCACAGGCGTGGAGAATGTCCATGCAACCGGCAACAGTAGTCGGGTACCGAGCGCAACCAACTCTCGCCGGGGCAGCCAGACACCCATCTCCCCAGCCGATCGGAACTTTTTGCTTTTGTATTTGGAGTCGGTATCTAATCAGGCGCGCTCCCAGACATGA